One Streptomyces sp. NBC_00554 DNA segment encodes these proteins:
- a CDS encoding DUF6262 family protein, whose product MSSAMSAGRKVDGDRRRQRVVKAIDVAAQKGRRITVSGIARQAGVDRTFLYRHRDLLALVHAAELEPAERDPASGASAVSRASLQADLANAQARTVRLSARIQQLERRLSQELGEQAWRESGLGVPTDIEELQRTITRLEQRNVELNEAVEESQADLAAAREANRELTRTLNQRGEQSGPETPPRSNTR is encoded by the coding sequence GTGAGTTCCGCGATGAGCGCCGGCCGCAAGGTGGATGGCGACCGGCGCCGCCAGCGGGTCGTGAAGGCCATCGACGTTGCCGCACAGAAGGGACGCCGCATCACGGTCTCGGGCATCGCCCGTCAAGCCGGGGTGGACCGGACCTTTCTGTACCGGCACCGGGATCTGCTCGCCTTGGTTCACGCTGCCGAGCTTGAGCCGGCCGAGCGGGATCCGGCGTCGGGTGCCTCGGCAGTGAGCAGGGCCTCGCTTCAGGCCGATCTCGCGAACGCGCAGGCCCGCACCGTCCGCCTGTCCGCACGCATTCAGCAGTTGGAGAGGCGCTTGTCCCAGGAGCTGGGTGAACAAGCCTGGCGTGAGTCGGGCCTTGGTGTTCCCACCGATATCGAGGAGCTTCAACGGACGATCACGCGGCTCGAGCAGCGCAACGTCGAGCTGAACGAGGCCGTGGAAGAGAGCCAGGCCGATCTGGCGGCGGCCCGGGAAGCCAATCGTGAGCTGACCCGGACCCTCAACCAGCGTGGAGAGCAATCGGGACCAGAAACGCCACCACGCAGTAACACCAGATGA
- a CDS encoding DnaB-like helicase N-terminal domain-containing protein has protein sequence MPPTPDAFEDDGIDRVPALKPVHYAEQALLGALLLEPTRLADIEQLTADHFESRTHAALFTGIATLPAPDPADHAKDTTWLNQVLDFARPHAPGLTASYLHALIQFCPRSQHAAAYARMIRADYARRLLRGHAVRLGLTAANPGLPDPAATVLVLADDFSRLLDSLAGEFAPHPGSLPRTPIPSPAVRLADDEELDEERLLLASATASPTDVRQMRWLTADDFVLPLHAALWQSITALVHRGDMLDPVTVLGEAQHRGLLTETLTPRDLMALVSTPAGSPEHWGEQILRRALLAHAQTIATRITTYTDDLANTPHQLITGSRRALADLNTLRSRYRRAAAPTSTLATGPPARAAPLARAAGHPPQTALRTHR, from the coding sequence CCGGTCCACTACGCCGAGCAGGCGCTGCTTGGCGCCCTCCTCCTCGAACCCACGCGTCTCGCCGACATCGAACAGCTGACCGCCGACCACTTCGAAAGCCGCACCCACGCCGCGTTGTTCACCGGGATAGCCACGCTCCCGGCGCCCGATCCCGCCGACCACGCCAAGGACACGACCTGGCTCAACCAGGTCCTGGACTTCGCCCGCCCGCATGCACCCGGCCTGACTGCCTCCTACCTCCACGCCCTCATCCAGTTCTGCCCTCGCTCCCAGCACGCAGCGGCGTACGCGCGGATGATCCGCGCCGACTACGCCCGACGGCTCCTGCGTGGGCACGCCGTGCGGCTCGGACTCACCGCGGCCAACCCCGGACTGCCGGACCCCGCAGCCACAGTCCTCGTGCTTGCCGACGACTTCAGCCGCCTCCTGGACAGCCTCGCCGGCGAGTTCGCCCCTCACCCCGGCTCCCTGCCCCGTACGCCGATCCCCAGCCCGGCCGTACGGCTAGCCGACGATGAGGAACTCGACGAGGAACGGCTGCTCCTGGCGTCGGCCACCGCCAGCCCCACGGACGTGCGCCAGATGCGGTGGCTGACGGCGGACGACTTCGTCCTGCCACTGCACGCCGCGCTCTGGCAGTCCATCACCGCGCTGGTCCACCGCGGCGACATGCTCGACCCGGTCACCGTCCTCGGCGAAGCACAGCACCGCGGACTGCTCACCGAAACCCTCACCCCCCGGGATCTGATGGCCCTGGTCTCCACCCCCGCAGGCTCTCCCGAGCACTGGGGCGAACAGATCCTGAGGCGCGCCCTCCTCGCCCACGCCCAGACGATCGCGACACGGATCACCACTTACACCGACGACCTCGCCAACACGCCCCACCAGCTCATCACCGGCAGCCGCCGCGCCCTGGCCGACCTCAACACCCTGCGCAGCCGCTACCGGCGCGCCGCCGCCCCCACCAGCACGCTTGCCACCGGTCCGCCCGCGCGCGCCGCGCCGCTTGCCCGGGCGGCCGGACATCCGCCGCAGACCGCCCTACGAACCCACCGATGA
- a CDS encoding pentapeptide repeat-containing protein — protein MTGHTVCLAHLADADRDAYLAGMTPGTDIDHRGTSFTDLLLDALLAALLDPATGNPRIGGARFESTVFEGGPGFRSVTFERDAWFESATFTGAVGFERATFKGDAVFIFAAFEGVALFGSATFERGAWFESATFTGDANFTSATFKGGAGFRRVTFKDGAGFTSATFTGGAGFERATFKDAAGFRSVTFKDSARFKQAAFERGAWFESATFTGDANFTSATFKDAAGFRLATFKGDARFGSATFKGDAGFESATFKGDAGFELATFERASALGPLVCAKRVRLSGTVFGGPVTLAFAACHVECRRTRWSSTAEGRLRYATVDFSHAVFEYPLTIAAEQEPFVLAGGQVMAEAPLASMPDATVRMTSLRGVDAAHLVLADVDLSSCLLTGTVHLDQIRLEGTCSFATVPPGTHRRGGLPVRFTRRRTLAEEHHWRARQPRAALGWNAAMPDVGHAGPAQMAPVYRALRKAFEDGKDEPGAADFYYGEMEMRRRDRTGTSRAERGLLHGYWLLSGYGLRASRALGWLAAAMLVTIVLLMGFGLPQNDPKQAATGTVPPGGGRVTFEIGKDDPRNPTGNRFTGERFEKALNITLNSVVFRSADQDLTTAGTYIEMASRVAEPVLLGLAVLAVRNRVKR, from the coding sequence GTGACGGGCCACACCGTATGCCTCGCACACCTGGCCGACGCCGACCGCGACGCCTACCTGGCCGGAATGACCCCGGGCACTGACATCGACCACCGCGGCACCTCCTTCACCGACCTCCTTCTCGATGCCCTCCTCGCCGCCCTCCTCGACCCGGCCACCGGAAACCCCCGCATCGGCGGAGCCCGGTTCGAGTCGACAGTCTTCGAGGGCGGCCCCGGGTTCAGGTCGGTGACCTTCGAGCGCGACGCCTGGTTCGAGTCGGCGACCTTCACAGGCGCCGTCGGGTTCGAGCGGGCGACCTTCAAGGGCGATGCCGTATTCATCTTCGCGGCCTTCGAGGGCGTCGCCTTATTCGGGTCGGCAACCTTCGAGCGCGGCGCCTGGTTCGAGTCGGCGACCTTCACAGGCGACGCCAACTTCACGTCGGCGACCTTCAAGGGCGGAGCCGGGTTCAGGCGGGTGACCTTCAAGGACGGCGCCGGGTTCACCTCGGCGACCTTCACAGGCGGCGCCGGGTTCGAGCGGGCGACCTTCAAGGACGCCGCCGGGTTCAGGTCGGTGACCTTCAAGGACAGCGCCAGGTTCAAGCAGGCGGCCTTCGAGCGCGGCGCCTGGTTCGAGTCGGCGACCTTCACAGGCGACGCCAACTTCACGTCGGCGACCTTCAAGGACGCCGCCGGGTTCAGGCTGGCGACCTTCAAGGGTGACGCCAGGTTCGGGTCGGCAACCTTCAAGGGCGACGCCGGGTTCGAGTCGGCGACCTTCAAGGGCGACGCCGGGTTCGAGTTGGCGACCTTCGAAAGGGCCTCAGCCCTGGGGCCGTTGGTGTGTGCGAAGCGGGTCAGGTTGTCTGGGACTGTGTTCGGCGGCCCAGTGACCCTCGCGTTTGCCGCATGCCACGTGGAGTGTCGGCGGACCCGCTGGTCGTCAACGGCCGAGGGGCGTTTGCGCTACGCCACGGTGGACTTCTCCCACGCCGTCTTCGAATACCCCCTCACGATCGCCGCGGAGCAGGAACCCTTCGTGCTCGCAGGCGGCCAAGTAATGGCAGAAGCGCCACTCGCCAGCATGCCCGATGCCACGGTGCGGATGACCTCGCTGCGCGGGGTGGACGCGGCCCACCTGGTCCTCGCCGACGTCGACCTCTCAAGCTGCCTGCTCACCGGGACCGTGCACCTGGACCAGATACGCCTGGAGGGCACCTGCTCCTTCGCCACGGTCCCGCCCGGCACGCACCGGCGGGGCGGGCTCCCGGTGCGGTTCACCCGGCGCCGCACGCTTGCCGAAGAGCACCACTGGCGCGCTCGGCAGCCGAGAGCAGCCCTGGGCTGGAACGCGGCGATGCCCGACGTCGGACATGCGGGGCCGGCGCAGATGGCGCCGGTGTACCGGGCGCTGCGCAAGGCGTTCGAGGACGGCAAGGACGAGCCGGGGGCGGCAGACTTCTACTACGGCGAGATGGAGATGCGCCGCCGCGACCGCACCGGCACCAGTCGCGCCGAACGCGGACTGCTGCACGGCTACTGGCTGCTGTCCGGCTACGGCCTGCGCGCCTCCCGCGCCCTGGGCTGGCTCGCCGCAGCCATGCTCGTCACCATCGTGCTGCTGATGGGCTTCGGCCTTCCCCAGAACGACCCGAAGCAGGCAGCGACCGGTACCGTGCCGCCCGGCGGCGGGAGAGTGACCTTCGAGATCGGCAAGGACGATCCACGCAACCCCACCGGGAACCGGTTCACCGGCGAGCGCTTCGAGAAGGCCCTGAACATCACGCTCAACTCGGTGGTGTTCCGCTCCGCCGACCAAGATCTGACCACCGCCGGCACCTATATCGAGATGGCCTCCCGCGTGGCCGAGCCCGTCCTTCTCGGTCTGGCGGTCCTTGCCGTCCGCAACCGCGTCAAACGCTGA